A window of the Desulfovibrio sp. UIB00 genome harbors these coding sequences:
- a CDS encoding STAS domain-containing protein: MQVCKKMADGVLHVSIAGKIDTVTAPALDRDLQEDCGAADELVLNFSEVDYISSAGLRILLRLHKRMVQRKGMRIIHANETVREVFSITGFVDLFTIE; encoded by the coding sequence ATGCAGGTTTGCAAAAAAATGGCTGACGGCGTTTTGCATGTCAGCATAGCGGGCAAGATCGACACAGTGACGGCTCCGGCGCTGGACAGGGATTTGCAAGAAGACTGCGGCGCTGCGGATGAGCTTGTGCTCAATTTCAGCGAGGTAGACTATATTTCAAGCGCAGGCCTGCGCATTTTGCTGCGCCTGCACAAGCGCATGGTTCAGCGTAAGGGCATGCGCATCATCCACGCCAATGAAACCGTGAGGGAAGTGTTCAGCATCACAGGTTTTGTGGATCTGTTTACCATAGAATAG